The Candida dubliniensis CD36 chromosome 2, complete sequence genome contains a region encoding:
- a CDS encoding chromatin remodeling complex subunit, putative (Similar to S. cerevisiae RSC58) has translation MTKDIENKSSLCMYIYPRIEKKKTCNGPTTNHNFQVSKFENILPDLFIVYEHTNKYVLTSEILPVDFYQENPMKIVSSLQSHTTTDVTSIENKFKNGQYSTPYQLFHDIKAVASILLNKEVNGSLEYKELDFFYKFSTELLLREVGNLIKFNNETAEIKTELETQLDEDFTKIITNYNISNGEVITYISTTEESETQSSSVFYQHHQHKEEPTKKTQPLFSSVVSKSELDNRATIVPSPYRIAQVVPSIKDSVSENTLETLSPITNRIPSPLDQPTNILHDFFHPTWYTISVPTWLTYTSQTIKPANFNANQELEDGAGASTKTKLSILKNRDNDFSTKPTNIWGPGNYYRSFAPSRNSSGSIVGNKLKANVWLQHIGMTEIAELKQSFVENTHETSPLVNDTVPDKEDGSESKSNTENGSKPTNGQQIRERAQEPAEENPSPQNINIANIIKWDPTKVEELNYLKEHKQDLVNPQKLQKMISISLLKLNKLRQERYSRSDVRNPVAPQHEENILYNRVVKLISIAIQLFNINPGCFSYQFSKNIPVLVSEFSGTLPGIPPTKAITNNGTSSNTKSNRLPNLKGPSAYRKRPTRLG, from the coding sequence ATGAcaaaagatattgaaaataaaagttCTTTATGTATGTATATTTATCCCagaatagaaaaaaaaaaaacttgcAATGGACCAACGACTAACCATAATTTCCAAGTGTCCAAATTTGAGAATATATTACCAGATTTGTTTATAGTATATGAACATACAAATAAATATGTTTTGACTAGTGAGATACTTCCAGTGGACTTTTACCAGGAAAATCCGATGAAAATAGTGTCATCTTTACAATCACACACAACAACGGATGTCACCAgcattgaaaataaatttaaaaatggaCAGTATTCCACACcatatcaattatttcatGATATCAAGGCTGTCGCATCGATTTTGTTGAACAAAGAAGTAAATGGATCTTTAGAATATAAAGAgttggattttttttacaagTTTTCCACAGAATTGTTATTACGTGAAGTTGGTAACTTGATCAAGTTTAACAATGAAACCGCTGAGATTAAAACTGAATTGGAAACACAATTAGATGAAGATTTTACCAAGATCATCACTAACTACAATATTTCCAACGGTGAAGTCATCACTTATATTTCAACCACCGAAGAATCAGAAACCCAATCTTCCAGTGTCTtttatcaacatcatcaacataAAGAGGAACCAACGAAAAAGACTCAACCATTGTTTTCGTCCGTGGTCTCTAAATCCGAGTTGGATAACAGAGCAACAATTGTTCCGTCGCCTTACAGAATTGCCCAAGTTGTTCCTAGTATCAAAGATTCGGTGTCTGAAAACACATTGGAGACTTTATCACCTATTACTAACAGAATTCCCTCACCGTTAGATCAACCAACGAATATATTACACGACTTTTTCCATCCCACTTGGTACACTATTTCAGTGCCAACTTGGTTAACTTACACCTCACAGACTATAAAACCAGCAAACTTTAATGCCAATCAAGAACTCGAGGATGGAGCCGGTGCATCAACCAAGACAaaactttcaattttgaagaaTAGAGATAACGATTTCTCCACAAAACCGACCAATATTTGGGGACCAGGAAACTATTATCGATCATTCGCACCATCGAGAAACCTGTCTGGGTCTATTGTGggaaacaaattgaaagcTAATGTTTGGTTACAGCATATTGGTATGACAGAGATTGCTGAACTCAAACAAAGTTTTGTAGAAAATACGCACGAGACGAGTCCTTTAGTTAATGATACAGTGCCGGATAAAGAGGATGGAAGTGAAAGCAAATCTAATACTGAAAATGGAAGTAAACCCACCAATGGACAACAAATAAGGGAGAGGGCCCAAGAGCCGGCAGAAGAAAATCCATCTCCTCAAAACATAAACATTGCGAACATTATTAAGTGGGATCCAACCAAGGTTGAAGAGTTAAACTACTTGAAGGAGCATAAACAAGATTTGGTTAACCCTCAAAAACttcaaaaaatgatttccatttcattattgaaattgaataaactACGTCAGGAAAGGTATTCACGAAGTGATGTACGAAACCCAGTAGCTCCTCAACATGAAGAAAATATCTTATACAATAGAGTGGTTAAACTAATCTCCATAGCTATTCAGTTGTTCAACATAAACCCAGGATGCTTTTCATACCAATTTAGTAAAAATATTCCAGTATTGGTATCAGAATTCAGTGGCACATTACCAGGAATCCCCCCAACTAAAGCAATCACTAACAATGGTACTTCTTCTAACACCAAACTGAACCGGTTGCCGAATCTCAAGGGTCCATCAGCATATAGAAAAAGACCAACAAGATTAGGTTAA